In a single window of the Arachis hypogaea cultivar Tifrunner chromosome 6, arahy.Tifrunner.gnm2.J5K5, whole genome shotgun sequence genome:
- the LOC112696835 gene encoding uncharacterized protein isoform X1 — MGSKENIQLHVLPEEEAWDLFRDMAGVDTTDKANIKHIARKVAKECGGLPLAIVTTGSGLRNKAKPQWEYAFEQLQHSKLLNKVQSSIELSITSLGTEEHKYCLFLCALFPEDFDVPVECVLRHAVGMRLINLAGALGKARNMVDTLVDDLKRCFLLLESGKRDCVKIHDVVRDVVLSIASRKEHGFEVRQGNDELKQLKKQDKVDHFKALSLILADAITNGIDYPMLELFQARSEREEAILWPENFFQRMSKIRVLTMNKLRIPTMPSLFQTPVTLRTLQLEDCDVGDVSVIGNILVELEILSLSRSNIKELPTEIGQLSSLKLLDLTECNELAIISDNVFARLSQLEELYFRVSNFPWMLNKPILGELIELSQHLKVFEIRVREVEILPKDLSFKNIERFWIYVAQYVYWGDDRGFGYLEPNKLVFRHTSYKKSIKCSPVLMQLIKRCEVLKLEGVKDMKNVICELDDNGFQCLTNLELYSCPDVMYVVDCITATSYTAFPLLKSLSIMNLPMLKEICKASDNHHKVNNPLISEFLNLEKLYLERLPLFTGFSNAIDSTEPPSSTDSSHRGSSCTNKRVNASQTKEDESMSKSNCQNKLFSSIWMLQFPVLETITLEICHSLEEVFDLREYLKSSNTQMFPQLREINIYRLPKLKYVWGNVPHSVDGFHNLRSIQISSCDSLSHVFTPATVKAMVNLETLKISYCNSMVALVADEEEGDLETKGREHTIIFNKLCSLSLYRLPNFENLYTDSAKLEWPSLRTFYFRYCPKLKISLIPTQLKTENRDFSNSNSSSSSHRPLIGCMPWPLTFVRHRSQETTTSMEASLAQDQEEPAISEIKGKAEISHVPILEDLTLIHSDSVEEVVLLEGTHNSSIDICDYDNLEKRTSMMVTFTHLVSLQLFGLPNLENFCSFAINGKQEGRDSNEGSERILREKPFINGLLVPNLTSLHMSKCDRIKILFSFSTFGRLQNLRVSNCKNIEEIVSKDNINTSEDKVMFPKLEKLSLKSLPKLKAFCQVSYSFELSSLQEVMIKDCMNMEVFSRGSCHTTKLKNVTMNSKATYFKCNISVQKEDQLNSTIEGFRTFMELQEEKMIRWSDLHDKDIIKNLFEISVMNISGYHELSMLVQLKEMGMLRHVRELSITSCDSLEEVFEARGEMLTKEGYDQSINYGLESIKLQDLPKVRSIWGLNIVRHVSFTKLTSIEIARCNNLKCVMSYSVAKSLVEIKELEVKNCEMIEEIVKKEEEEKIMNMGAGCKDKTLFPKLEKLSLENLPNLRCFCYGDYDYDIPLSNENEDKKKQEQVQVSFPQLKEISLTGVPNFQCFCGGSYDYDLMLLSPSSQIETFSNGNGKVIVSTPNLHKVNNDTLTLGDMNLTLYYLHNYSGKYKVELQEVDTFECVDEKPQYKHLVGYMKRVSRLEVESCNKLLTCVQSNTIHSLLFQHLKELHVRQCHIMEVVFEGTGTGIHKSQLVRMELHSLPKLNHIWRNNNSVIGFENLNILIISRCHDLRFVFPNVSAARSLSNLEALDVQECKEMEEIIGNNNSNKSVQHKGAKIIFPNLYSIRLSKLPKLNSFCSISSFYFDLPYCDG, encoded by the exons ATGGGAAGCAAGGAGAATATCCAGCTTCATGTGTTGCCTGAAGAAGAAGCCTGGGACCTATTTCGGGACATGGCAGGGGTTGACACTACAGACAAGGCCAACATAAAGCACATTGCAAGGAAGGTTGCAAAAGAATGCGGAGGCTTGCCCCTTGCTATAGTGACAACAGGAAGTGGGCTACGAAACAAAGCTAAGCCTCAATGGGAGTATGCATTTGAGCAACTACAACATTCTAAGTTGCTGAATAAGGTTCAATCAAGCATTGAGCTTAGCATTACGTCTTTAGGAACTGAAGAGCACAAATATTGCCTTTTTCTTTGCGCCTTGTTTCCTGAAGACTTTGATGTTCCGGTAGAATGTGTGCTGCGTCACGCCGTGGGGATGCGATTGATTAATTTGGCTGGTGCGCTGGGAAAAGCAAGAAacatggtggacactttggtggATGACCTCAAAAGGTGCTTTTTATTGCTGGAAAGTGGAAAACGTGACTGTGTGAAGATACATGATGTTGTACGCGATGTTGTCTTATCAATTGCATCTCGAAAAGAGCACGGTTTTGAGGTGCGGCAAGGTAATGATGAATTGAAGCAGTTGAAGAAACAAGACAAGGTGGATCATTTCAAAGCACTATCACTCATTTTGGCAGATGCAATCACCAATGGCATAGACTATCCAATGCTTGAGCTCTTTCAAGCGCGATCAGAAAGGGAGGAAGCGATTTTGTGGCCGGAGAATTTCTTCCAAAGAATGAGTAAGATCAGAGTTTTGACAATGAACAAGTTGCGCATTCCAACAATGCCGTCTCTTTTCCAAACCCCCGTGACCTTAAGGACATTGCAATTAGAAGATTGTGATGTTGGAGATGTGTCCGTGATTGGCAATATACTTGTTGAACTCGAAATCTTAAGCCTCTCCCGCTCCAACATTAAAGAACTTCCAACTGAAATCGGACAATTAAGCTCTCTGAAATTGCTCGACTTGACAGAATGTAATGAACTTGCCATCATTTCAGATAATGTCTTTGCAAGGTTGTCCCAGTTGGAAGAACTTTATTTCAGGGTAAGCAACTTCCCTTGGATGCTAAACAAGCCAATTCTCGGTGAGTTGATAGAACTTTCTCAACACTTGAAGGTTTTTGAAATCCGAGTAAGAGAGGTAGAAATTCTGCCTAAAGATTTGAGTTTCAAAAATATAGAGAGGTTTTGGATTTACGTGGCTCAATATGTATATTGGGGTGACGATCGTGGTTTTGGATATCTGGAGCCAAATAAGTTAGTGTTCAGACATACAAGTTACAAGAAGTCTATCAAGTGTAGCCCAGTACTAATGCAATTGATTAAGAGATGTGAAGTGCTCAAGTTGGAAGGCGTGAAGGACATGAAAAATGTGATTTGTGAATTAGATGACAACGGATTCCAGTGCTTGACAAATCTAGAACTATATTCATGTCCAGATGTTATGTATGTTGTAGATTGCATCACTGCAACTTCTTACACTGCCTTCCCGTTATTGAAGTCATTGTCAATAATGAATCTCCCAATGCTAAAGGAGATATGTAAGGCATCCGACAATCACCATAAAGTCAACAACCCGTTGATTTCTGAGTTCTTAAATTTAGAGAAATTGTATTTGGAGCGTCTTCCACTATTCACTGGCTTCAGCAATGCCATCGATTCAACTGAGCCACCTTCATCAACAGATTCATCTCATCGT GGTTCGAGTTGCACAAATAAAAGAGTTAATGCTTCACAAACTAAGGAAGATGAGTCTATGTCTAAATCAAATTGTCAAAACAAGTTATTTTCATCTATTTGGATGCTACAATTTCCAGTATTGGAAACCATCACCTTAGAGATCTGTCATTCCTTGGAGGAAGTATTTGACTTGCGAGAATATTTAAAGTCGTCGAATACCCAAATGTTTCCTCAGCTGcgagaaatcaacatctatagACTTCCTAAGCTAAAATATGTGTGGGGTAATGTTCCGCATAGCGTTGATGGGTTTCACAATTTGAGATCAATTCAAATTTCGTCATGTGACTCTTTAAGTCACGTGTTTACACCAGCCACTGTCAAAGCAATGGTGAATCTTGAGACATTAAAAATATCTTATTGCAACTCGATGGTGGCTTTAGTTGCTGATGAAGAAGAGGGAGATCTTGAAACCAAAGGAAGAGAACATACTATCATCTTTAATAAATTATGTTCTTTATCACTCTATAGACTTCCGAATTTTGAAAACTTGTATACAGATTCCGCAAAGTTAGAATGGCCATCATTGAGAACATTCTATTTTCGGTATTGTCCCAAGTTGAAGATATCTTTGATACCAACCCAATTGAAGACAGAAAACAGGGACTTTAGCAATTCCAACTCATCAAGCTCCTCTCATCGGCCCCTTATTGGTTGCATGCCTTGGCCACTTACATTTGTTCGCCACCGCAGTCAAGAGACTACTACAAGCATG GAAGCATCATTGGCACAAGATCAAGAAGAACCTGCAATTTCTGAAATCAAGGGCAAGGCAGAAATAAGCCATGTACCAATTCTTGAAGATCTTACTCTGATTCACTCTGATTCAGTGGAAGAAGTAGTTTTGCTTGAGGGAACACACAATTCCAGCATTGACATTTGTGATTATGACAATTTAGAAAAAAGAACAAGCATGATGGTTACTTTCACTCACTTGGTGTCACTTCAATTGTTTGGACTACCAAATCTTGAGAatttttgttcttttgcaatCAACGGCAAGCAAGAAGGCAGG GATTCTAATGAAGGCAGTGAGAGAATATTGAGAGAAAAGCCTTTTATTAATGGATTATTAGTTCCAAACTTAACATCTCTACACATGTCTAAGTGTGACAGAATAAAGATATTGTTCTCTTTTTCAACTTTTGGAAGGCTTCAAAATTTAAGAGTAAGTAATTGCAAGAACATAGAAGAAATAGTATCCAAAGACAACATTAACACAAGTGAAGATAAAGTCATGTTCCCAAAATTAGAGAAACTAAGTCTTAAAAGCTTACCAAAACTAAAAGCCTTCTGTCAAGTTTCCTACTCCTTTGAGTTGTCATCTCTGCAAGAAGTAATGATTAAAGACTGTATGAACATGGAAGTGTTTTCACGGGGATCTTGTCATACGACTAAGCTCAAGAATGTCACCATGAATTCGAAGGCAACATACTTCAAGTGCAATATCTCTGTGCAAAAAGAAGACCAGTTGAATTCTACTATAGAGGGATTTAGAACATTT ATGGAATTACAAGAAGAAAAGATGATTAGGTGGAGCGATCTCCATGATAAAGACATAATTAAGAACTTGTTTGAGATTTCAGTTATGAATATCAGTGGGTATCATGAACTCTCAATGCTTGTTCAGCTCAAGGAGATGGGCATGCTTCGACATGTAAGGGAACTAAGCATTACTAGTTGTGATTCACTAGAAGAGGTGTTTGAAGCAAGAGGAGAAATGCTTACGAAGGAAGGATATGATCAAAGCATAAATTATGGATTAGAGAGCATAAAATTACAAGATTTACCAAAAGTGAGGAGCATATGGGGACTCAATATTGTGAGGCATGTAAGTTTTACCAAGTTAACGTCAATTGAAATTGCAAGATGCAACAATTTAAAGTGTGTGATGTCCTATTCTGTTGCCAAAAGCCTTGTGGAGATAAAAGAACTAGAAGTTAAAAACTGTGAGATGATAGAAGAGATTgtcaaaaaagaagaggaagagaaaatcATGAACATGGGTGCAGGCTGTAAAGATAAGACCTTATTTCCAAAATTGGAGAAGTTGAGTCTTGAAAATTTGCCGAACTTGAGATGTTTCTGTTATGGAGATTATGACTATGACATCCCATTGAGCAATGAAAATGAAGATAAGAAGAAACAGGAACAAGTGCAGGTCTCATTTccccaattaaaagaaataagTTTAACTGGTGTGCCCAACTTCCAATGTTTCTGTGGAGGGTCATATGACTATGACCTAATGCTCTTATCACCTTCCTCACAAATTGAAACCTTTTCTAATGGAAATGGAAAAGTAATTGTAAGCACACCTAACCTTCACAAGGTTAATAATGACACGCTCACCCTTGGAGACATGAATTTGACACTATATTATCTTCACAATTATTCAGGCAAATATAAG GTGGAGTTGCAAGAAGTAGACACATTTGAATGTGTTGACGAGAAACCTCAATACAAGCACTTGGTGGGCTACATGAAGAGGGTATCAAGGCTTGAAGTTGAGAGCTGCAACAAGCTTCTCACATGTGTCCAATCAAACACCATTCATTCATTATTATTCCAACATCTGAAAGAGCTTCATGTACGGCAATGTCATATTATGGAAGTTGTATTTGAAGGGACTGGCACTGGGATTCATAAATCACAATTAGTAAGGATGGAGTTGCATTCTCTGCCCAAACTGAATCACATTTGGAGAAACAACAACTCTGTCATAGGCTTTGAGAATTTGAATATTCTAATAATTAGTAGGTGCCATGATTTGAGGTTTGTGTTTCCAAATGTGTCCGCTGCCAGAAGCCTTTCGAATCTGGAAGCACTTGATGTGCAGGAATGTAAAGAGATGGAAGAGATCATTGGGaacaataatagtaataagtCTGTGCAGCATAAGGGAGCAAAGATTATATTCCCAAATTTATACAGCATTCGGCTGAGTAAGTTACCGAAGCTAAACAGCTTCTGTTCAATAAGCTCTTTCTATTTCGACCTACCATATTGTGATGGATAG
- the LOC112696835 gene encoding uncharacterized protein isoform X2 yields MGSKENIQLHVLPEEEAWDLFRDMAGVDTTDKANIKHIARKVAKECGGLPLAIVTTGSGLRNKAKPQWEYAFEQLQHSKLLNKVQSSIELSITSLGTEEHKYCLFLCALFPEDFDVPVECVLRHAVGMRLINLAGALGKARNMVDTLVDDLKRCFLLLESGKRDCVKIHDVVRDVVLSIASRKEHGFEVRQGNDELKQLKKQDKVDHFKALSLILADAITNGIDYPMLELFQARSEREEAILWPENFFQRMSKIRVLTMNKLRIPTMPSLFQTPVTLRTLQLEDCDVGDVSVIGNILVELEILSLSRSNIKELPTEIGQLSSLKLLDLTECNELAIISDNVFARLSQLEELYFRVSNFPWMLNKPILGELIELSQHLKVFEIRVREVEILPKDLSFKNIERFWIYVAQYVYWGDDRGFGYLEPNKLVFRHTSYKKSIKCSPVLMQLIKRCEVLKLEGVKDMKNVICELDDNGFQCLTNLELYSCPDVMYVVDCITATSYTAFPLLKSLSIMNLPMLKEICKASDNHHKVNNPLISEFLNLEKLYLERLPLFTGFSNAIDSTEPPSSTDSSHRGSSCTNKRVNASQTKEDESMSKSNCQNKLFSSIWMLQFPVLETITLEICHSLEEVFDLREYLKSSNTQMFPQLREINIYRLPKLKYVWGNVPHSVDGFHNLRSIQISSCDSLSHVFTPATVKAMVNLETLKISYCNSMVALVADEEEGDLETKGREHTIIFNKLCSLSLYRLPNFENLYTDSAKLEWPSLRTFYFRYCPKLKISLIPTQLKTENRDFSNSNSSSSSHRPLIGCMPWPLTFVRHRSQETTTSMEASLAQDQEEPAISEIKGKAEISHVPILEDLTLIHSDSVEEVVLLEGTHNSSIDICDYDNLEKRTSMMVTFTHLVSLQLFGLPNLENFCSFAINGKQEGRDSNEGSERILREKPFINGLLVPNLTSLHMSKCDRIKILFSFSTFGRLQNLRMELQEEKMIRWSDLHDKDIIKNLFEISVMNISGYHELSMLVQLKEMGMLRHVRELSITSCDSLEEVFEARGEMLTKEGYDQSINYGLESIKLQDLPKVRSIWGLNIVRHVSFTKLTSIEIARCNNLKCVMSYSVAKSLVEIKELEVKNCEMIEEIVKKEEEEKIMNMGAGCKDKTLFPKLEKLSLENLPNLRCFCYGDYDYDIPLSNENEDKKKQEQVQVSFPQLKEISLTGVPNFQCFCGGSYDYDLMLLSPSSQIETFSNGNGKVIVSTPNLHKVNNDTLTLGDMNLTLYYLHNYSGKYKVELQEVDTFECVDEKPQYKHLVGYMKRVSRLEVESCNKLLTCVQSNTIHSLLFQHLKELHVRQCHIMEVVFEGTGTGIHKSQLVRMELHSLPKLNHIWRNNNSVIGFENLNILIISRCHDLRFVFPNVSAARSLSNLEALDVQECKEMEEIIGNNNSNKSVQHKGAKIIFPNLYSIRLSKLPKLNSFCSISSFYFDLPYCDG; encoded by the exons ATGGGAAGCAAGGAGAATATCCAGCTTCATGTGTTGCCTGAAGAAGAAGCCTGGGACCTATTTCGGGACATGGCAGGGGTTGACACTACAGACAAGGCCAACATAAAGCACATTGCAAGGAAGGTTGCAAAAGAATGCGGAGGCTTGCCCCTTGCTATAGTGACAACAGGAAGTGGGCTACGAAACAAAGCTAAGCCTCAATGGGAGTATGCATTTGAGCAACTACAACATTCTAAGTTGCTGAATAAGGTTCAATCAAGCATTGAGCTTAGCATTACGTCTTTAGGAACTGAAGAGCACAAATATTGCCTTTTTCTTTGCGCCTTGTTTCCTGAAGACTTTGATGTTCCGGTAGAATGTGTGCTGCGTCACGCCGTGGGGATGCGATTGATTAATTTGGCTGGTGCGCTGGGAAAAGCAAGAAacatggtggacactttggtggATGACCTCAAAAGGTGCTTTTTATTGCTGGAAAGTGGAAAACGTGACTGTGTGAAGATACATGATGTTGTACGCGATGTTGTCTTATCAATTGCATCTCGAAAAGAGCACGGTTTTGAGGTGCGGCAAGGTAATGATGAATTGAAGCAGTTGAAGAAACAAGACAAGGTGGATCATTTCAAAGCACTATCACTCATTTTGGCAGATGCAATCACCAATGGCATAGACTATCCAATGCTTGAGCTCTTTCAAGCGCGATCAGAAAGGGAGGAAGCGATTTTGTGGCCGGAGAATTTCTTCCAAAGAATGAGTAAGATCAGAGTTTTGACAATGAACAAGTTGCGCATTCCAACAATGCCGTCTCTTTTCCAAACCCCCGTGACCTTAAGGACATTGCAATTAGAAGATTGTGATGTTGGAGATGTGTCCGTGATTGGCAATATACTTGTTGAACTCGAAATCTTAAGCCTCTCCCGCTCCAACATTAAAGAACTTCCAACTGAAATCGGACAATTAAGCTCTCTGAAATTGCTCGACTTGACAGAATGTAATGAACTTGCCATCATTTCAGATAATGTCTTTGCAAGGTTGTCCCAGTTGGAAGAACTTTATTTCAGGGTAAGCAACTTCCCTTGGATGCTAAACAAGCCAATTCTCGGTGAGTTGATAGAACTTTCTCAACACTTGAAGGTTTTTGAAATCCGAGTAAGAGAGGTAGAAATTCTGCCTAAAGATTTGAGTTTCAAAAATATAGAGAGGTTTTGGATTTACGTGGCTCAATATGTATATTGGGGTGACGATCGTGGTTTTGGATATCTGGAGCCAAATAAGTTAGTGTTCAGACATACAAGTTACAAGAAGTCTATCAAGTGTAGCCCAGTACTAATGCAATTGATTAAGAGATGTGAAGTGCTCAAGTTGGAAGGCGTGAAGGACATGAAAAATGTGATTTGTGAATTAGATGACAACGGATTCCAGTGCTTGACAAATCTAGAACTATATTCATGTCCAGATGTTATGTATGTTGTAGATTGCATCACTGCAACTTCTTACACTGCCTTCCCGTTATTGAAGTCATTGTCAATAATGAATCTCCCAATGCTAAAGGAGATATGTAAGGCATCCGACAATCACCATAAAGTCAACAACCCGTTGATTTCTGAGTTCTTAAATTTAGAGAAATTGTATTTGGAGCGTCTTCCACTATTCACTGGCTTCAGCAATGCCATCGATTCAACTGAGCCACCTTCATCAACAGATTCATCTCATCGT GGTTCGAGTTGCACAAATAAAAGAGTTAATGCTTCACAAACTAAGGAAGATGAGTCTATGTCTAAATCAAATTGTCAAAACAAGTTATTTTCATCTATTTGGATGCTACAATTTCCAGTATTGGAAACCATCACCTTAGAGATCTGTCATTCCTTGGAGGAAGTATTTGACTTGCGAGAATATTTAAAGTCGTCGAATACCCAAATGTTTCCTCAGCTGcgagaaatcaacatctatagACTTCCTAAGCTAAAATATGTGTGGGGTAATGTTCCGCATAGCGTTGATGGGTTTCACAATTTGAGATCAATTCAAATTTCGTCATGTGACTCTTTAAGTCACGTGTTTACACCAGCCACTGTCAAAGCAATGGTGAATCTTGAGACATTAAAAATATCTTATTGCAACTCGATGGTGGCTTTAGTTGCTGATGAAGAAGAGGGAGATCTTGAAACCAAAGGAAGAGAACATACTATCATCTTTAATAAATTATGTTCTTTATCACTCTATAGACTTCCGAATTTTGAAAACTTGTATACAGATTCCGCAAAGTTAGAATGGCCATCATTGAGAACATTCTATTTTCGGTATTGTCCCAAGTTGAAGATATCTTTGATACCAACCCAATTGAAGACAGAAAACAGGGACTTTAGCAATTCCAACTCATCAAGCTCCTCTCATCGGCCCCTTATTGGTTGCATGCCTTGGCCACTTACATTTGTTCGCCACCGCAGTCAAGAGACTACTACAAGCATG GAAGCATCATTGGCACAAGATCAAGAAGAACCTGCAATTTCTGAAATCAAGGGCAAGGCAGAAATAAGCCATGTACCAATTCTTGAAGATCTTACTCTGATTCACTCTGATTCAGTGGAAGAAGTAGTTTTGCTTGAGGGAACACACAATTCCAGCATTGACATTTGTGATTATGACAATTTAGAAAAAAGAACAAGCATGATGGTTACTTTCACTCACTTGGTGTCACTTCAATTGTTTGGACTACCAAATCTTGAGAatttttgttcttttgcaatCAACGGCAAGCAAGAAGGCAGG GATTCTAATGAAGGCAGTGAGAGAATATTGAGAGAAAAGCCTTTTATTAATGGATTATTAGTTCCAAACTTAACATCTCTACACATGTCTAAGTGTGACAGAATAAAGATATTGTTCTCTTTTTCAACTTTTGGAAGGCTTCAAAATTTAAGA ATGGAATTACAAGAAGAAAAGATGATTAGGTGGAGCGATCTCCATGATAAAGACATAATTAAGAACTTGTTTGAGATTTCAGTTATGAATATCAGTGGGTATCATGAACTCTCAATGCTTGTTCAGCTCAAGGAGATGGGCATGCTTCGACATGTAAGGGAACTAAGCATTACTAGTTGTGATTCACTAGAAGAGGTGTTTGAAGCAAGAGGAGAAATGCTTACGAAGGAAGGATATGATCAAAGCATAAATTATGGATTAGAGAGCATAAAATTACAAGATTTACCAAAAGTGAGGAGCATATGGGGACTCAATATTGTGAGGCATGTAAGTTTTACCAAGTTAACGTCAATTGAAATTGCAAGATGCAACAATTTAAAGTGTGTGATGTCCTATTCTGTTGCCAAAAGCCTTGTGGAGATAAAAGAACTAGAAGTTAAAAACTGTGAGATGATAGAAGAGATTgtcaaaaaagaagaggaagagaaaatcATGAACATGGGTGCAGGCTGTAAAGATAAGACCTTATTTCCAAAATTGGAGAAGTTGAGTCTTGAAAATTTGCCGAACTTGAGATGTTTCTGTTATGGAGATTATGACTATGACATCCCATTGAGCAATGAAAATGAAGATAAGAAGAAACAGGAACAAGTGCAGGTCTCATTTccccaattaaaagaaataagTTTAACTGGTGTGCCCAACTTCCAATGTTTCTGTGGAGGGTCATATGACTATGACCTAATGCTCTTATCACCTTCCTCACAAATTGAAACCTTTTCTAATGGAAATGGAAAAGTAATTGTAAGCACACCTAACCTTCACAAGGTTAATAATGACACGCTCACCCTTGGAGACATGAATTTGACACTATATTATCTTCACAATTATTCAGGCAAATATAAG GTGGAGTTGCAAGAAGTAGACACATTTGAATGTGTTGACGAGAAACCTCAATACAAGCACTTGGTGGGCTACATGAAGAGGGTATCAAGGCTTGAAGTTGAGAGCTGCAACAAGCTTCTCACATGTGTCCAATCAAACACCATTCATTCATTATTATTCCAACATCTGAAAGAGCTTCATGTACGGCAATGTCATATTATGGAAGTTGTATTTGAAGGGACTGGCACTGGGATTCATAAATCACAATTAGTAAGGATGGAGTTGCATTCTCTGCCCAAACTGAATCACATTTGGAGAAACAACAACTCTGTCATAGGCTTTGAGAATTTGAATATTCTAATAATTAGTAGGTGCCATGATTTGAGGTTTGTGTTTCCAAATGTGTCCGCTGCCAGAAGCCTTTCGAATCTGGAAGCACTTGATGTGCAGGAATGTAAAGAGATGGAAGAGATCATTGGGaacaataatagtaataagtCTGTGCAGCATAAGGGAGCAAAGATTATATTCCCAAATTTATACAGCATTCGGCTGAGTAAGTTACCGAAGCTAAACAGCTTCTGTTCAATAAGCTCTTTCTATTTCGACCTACCATATTGTGATGGATAG
- the LOC112696834 gene encoding uncharacterized protein, whose translation MDLKQRLSSFRRSSIEKILTPQENQAKIDEVRKIIGPVASKFPVMCSDASIQRYLRARKNNSKKAAKMLKCSLKWRLEYKPEMIKWDDIAQEGALGRLYKADYLDSQGRTVLVMRPAITSASAAAGQIKYLVYCLENAIMTLSSKQQEQMVWLVDFQGWNKSCISLKITRETAQILQDHYPERLGLAVMYNPPKVFESFWTMVKPFLEPKTFKKVIFAYPDNTKSLRMMEELFDKDKLESYFGGRNTVGWTLESFSKKMKDDDNKRMSNVSEGGVSTELINESIQIDDNNSDDETSSCDTLGSTMGGDKEEINVQERLDSPKPTILQKDESGAKP comes from the exons ATGGATTTGAAACAAAGATTATCATCATTCAGAAGAAGCTCAATAGAAAAAATTCTGACTCCTCAAGAGAATCAAGCAAAg ATTGATGAAGTCAGAAAGATCATTGGTCCAGTTGCAAGTAAGTTTCCAGTTATGTGTTCAGATGCATCAATACAAAGGTACCTCAGAGCAAGAAAAAATAATTCTAAGAAAGCAGCAAAGATGCTCAAATGCAGCTTGAAATGGAGGTTAGAGTACAAGCCTGAGATGATTAAATGG GATGATATAGCTCAAGAAGGTGCTTTAGGAAGGCTATACAAAGCTGATTACTTGGATTCACAAGGGAGGACTGTTCTTGTCATGAGACCTGCTATTACG AGTGCAAGCGCCGCAGCAGGGCAGATCAAGTACCTTGTTTACTGTTTGGAGAATGCCATAATGACTTTGAGTTCTAAGCAGCAGGAACAGATGGTTTGGCTGGTTGATTTTCAAGGGTGGAACAAATCCTGCATATCATTGAAGATTACAAGGGAAACTGCTCAAATCTTGCAGGATCATTACCCTGAGAGATTGGGCCTTGCAGTCATGTACAACCCACCAAAAGTATTTGAGTCCTTTTGGACG ATGGTAAAGCCATTTCTTGAGCCAAagactttcaagaaggtgataTTCGCTTATCCGGACAACacgaaaagcctaaggatgatggAAGAACTCTTTGACAAGGACAAGCTGGAATCCTACTTCGGCGGGCGAAACACCGTCGGATGGACCCTCGAGTCTTTTTCCAAAAAAATGAAAGATGATGACAATAAGAGGATGTCTAATGTCAGTGAAGGTGGTGTTTCAACAGAACTCATCAATGAATCAATTCAAATAGATGACAACAACTCGGATGATGAAACATCTAGTTGTGACACTCTTGGTTCAACCATGGGGGGAGATAAAGAAGAGATTAATGTACAAGAAAGACTAGATTCTCCTAAACCTACAATTCTGCAAAAAGATGAATCTGGTGCAAAGCCCTGA
- the LOC114924104 gene encoding probable disease resistance protein At1g51480, which translates to MGMKDALKGQVEADRSRGLVVANNVQKWLSDVEAIDAKVHKLYGDAVENKRKKCVGGRLDYSLGKQATRASQEVVSLAKQKDELQPISYPKPAPRLGPTFTQDIKGLESRKKIIGDVMEKLKDDKIRMISICGMGGVGKTTLVKGVIKVVESEKLFYKVVMAVVSQNQNYQMVQAQIADGLGLSFRSGSVQGKARELLDYLQGTSRVLIVFDDVWSELDFESIGIPSLGHEKVCKILFTS; encoded by the coding sequence ATGGGCATGAAAGATGCATTGAAAGGGCAAGTGGAAGCAGATAGAAGTAGAGGTCTTGTAGTCGCAAATAATGTGCAAAAGTGGCTCTCTGATGTGGAAGCGATTGATGCGAAGGTTCATAAACtctatggagatgctgtagaaaACAAGCGCAAGAAATGTGTTGGTGGAAGACTTGATTACTCGTTGGGCAAGCAAGCGACAAGAGCATCACAAGAGGTTGTAAGCTTGGCGAAGCAGAAAGATGAACTTCAACCCATATCATATCCTAAGCCTGCACCAAGGCTTGGACCTACCTTCACTCAAGACATCAAGGGGTTGGAGTCGAGAAAAAAGATCATTGGGGATGTTATGGAGAAATTGAAGGATGACAAGATCAGAATGATTAGCATTTGTGGCATGGGTGGGGTGGGAAAAACCACCCTAGTGAAAGGTGTTATCAAAGTTGTTGAATCAGAAAAGCTATTCTATAAGGTTGTGATGGCAGTGGTGTCTCAAAATCAAAATTACCAAATGGTCCAAGCTCAAATTGCCGATGGGCTAGGGTTGTCATTCAGAAGTGGGAGCGTGCAAGGAAAAGCACGGGAATTACTTGATTACTTGCAGGGTACTAGTAGGGTGTTGATAGTGTTTGATGATGTGTGGTCAGAGCTTGATTTTGAGAGCATTGGAATTCCTTCCCTTGGACATGAGAAAGTATGCAAGATATTGTTCACATCATGA